A DNA window from Paenibacillus sp. HWE-109 contains the following coding sequences:
- a CDS encoding DUF2087 domain-containing protein: MEVTELFWQASFDEWKRGYVQEGDFHICLLCGKQTEIGVIYPVEDVLYDAERYLKWHIAQAHGSVFQYLVGLDKKLTGLTDHQNSLLQLFYEGKSDSEIQQELNIGSASTIRNHRFGLKEKERQAKVFLVMMELLKEKDQHAPVFVDIHKTAKMVDERYNITQDEYEKIIKKYFPDGTSGELSSFSQQEKHKIVVLREIAKRFEQDHFYNEKEVNEILKPAFHDYVKLRRYLIEYGFLDREPDGSQYWRKG, encoded by the coding sequence GTGGAAGTAACTGAATTGTTCTGGCAAGCCTCGTTTGACGAGTGGAAAAGAGGCTATGTACAGGAAGGCGATTTTCATATTTGTTTGTTATGTGGCAAACAAACCGAAATAGGTGTTATTTATCCAGTCGAGGATGTCTTGTATGATGCGGAGCGTTATTTGAAATGGCATATCGCACAGGCGCATGGCTCTGTCTTTCAATATTTAGTTGGCTTGGATAAGAAATTGACAGGTCTTACGGACCATCAGAATAGTTTGCTTCAGTTGTTTTATGAAGGAAAGAGCGACAGCGAAATTCAGCAGGAGCTGAATATTGGCAGCGCGTCTACAATTCGTAATCACCGGTTTGGACTCAAAGAGAAAGAACGTCAAGCCAAAGTTTTTCTAGTCATGATGGAGCTGTTGAAGGAGAAAGACCAGCATGCGCCAGTTTTTGTAGACATTCATAAAACCGCCAAAATGGTGGATGAAAGATACAATATTACGCAAGATGAGTATGAGAAAATTATCAAGAAGTATTTCCCGGACGGCACCTCCGGAGAACTGTCATCCTTCTCGCAGCAAGAGAAACACAAAATTGTCGTGCTGCGCGAGATTGCCAAGCGGTTCGAACAAGACCATTTCTATAATGAAAAAGAAGTCAATGAAATTTTGAAGCCAGCGTTTCACGATTATGTGAAATTACGCAGATACTTGATTGAATACGGTTTTCTTGACCGAGAACCAGATGGCAGCCAATATTGGCGCAAAGGGTGA
- a CDS encoding GIY-YIG nuclease family protein yields the protein MNRRQELQMQYKETKQEAGVFQVRNTVNNKLWVDSTRNLRSMNGKRMQLEMGGHMNKELQKEWNEFGSDAFVMEVLEVLEVKETGYFDEKDALRKLEEKWLEQLQPFDERGYNKRKP from the coding sequence ATGAACCGCAGACAAGAATTACAGATGCAATATAAAGAAACGAAGCAAGAAGCGGGCGTGTTTCAAGTTCGCAATACTGTGAATAATAAATTATGGGTCGACAGCACGAGAAATTTGCGTTCTATGAACGGGAAACGCATGCAGCTTGAGATGGGGGGGCACATGAACAAGGAACTTCAAAAAGAATGGAATGAGTTCGGAAGCGATGCCTTCGTCATGGAAGTTCTGGAAGTGCTTGAAGTGAAGGAGACGGGGTATTTCGACGAGAAAGACGCCCTCCGCAAGCTGGAAGAGAAGTGGCTTGAGCAGCTGCAACCCTTCGATGAGCGTGGGTACAATAAGCGCAAGCCGTAA
- a CDS encoding polysaccharide deacetylase family protein produces the protein MREYRKRFIAIVRFIAFVRIIPVTIAGLLMISSGWAHAAEELKHGIIRIPVLNYHSIGVEPGNTYVLHPDVFARQMAYLAAEHYTPLTLADFARVLAKELPSPQKPVLLTFDDGYADNAEAALPILRQHGFPATLFLSPGAVGQPGYLSWPQVQELSAAGWDIEPHGMTHPHLPQLTKKQQREEITESRRWIEQKLGKRAAAFAYPYGEYNTQTLEILQEAGFQWGFTTQEGWATSAQSPYERSRLVVRSEDSFETWKQRLSVP, from the coding sequence ATGAGAGAATACCGTAAACGCTTCATCGCAATAGTGCGCTTCATCGCATTCGTGCGCATCATCCCAGTAACCATCGCGGGGCTGCTTATGATCTCGTCTGGCTGGGCGCATGCCGCTGAGGAACTGAAGCACGGAATCATCCGGATTCCCGTGTTGAACTACCACAGCATCGGGGTGGAGCCGGGGAACACGTACGTGCTCCACCCCGATGTCTTCGCGCGCCAAATGGCCTATTTGGCTGCGGAGCACTACACCCCGCTGACGCTGGCGGACTTCGCCCGCGTCCTCGCGAAAGAGCTGCCGTCGCCGCAGAAGCCCGTGCTGCTCACGTTCGACGACGGCTATGCAGACAATGCGGAGGCGGCGCTGCCGATCCTCCGGCAGCACGGTTTTCCGGCGACGCTGTTCCTGTCGCCTGGAGCCGTGGGCCAGCCGGGCTATCTGAGCTGGCCGCAAGTGCAAGAGCTGAGCGCAGCGGGATGGGACATTGAGCCGCATGGCATGACCCATCCGCATCTCCCGCAGCTCACCAAGAAGCAGCAGCGCGAGGAGATCACGGAATCGCGCCGCTGGATTGAGCAGAAGCTGGGAAAGCGAGCGGCTGCTTTTGCTTATCCGTATGGCGAGTACAACACTCAGACGCTGGAGATTTTGCAAGAAGCTGGATTTCAATGGGGCTTCACGACCCAGGAGGGATGGGCAACGTCAGCCCAATCTCCCTATGAACGAAGTCGTTTGGTTGTACGCAGCGAGGATAGCTTCGAGACTTGGAAGCAACGGCTATCCGTTCCTTGA
- a CDS encoding DUF6022 family protein — protein sequence MKPLSTFSKEKQLSIHNLAAYANQVIAETWTTVLEEQRAELIEMFTVYGDRAYGVFIQKFMAPLFEQLAQNEFITRPGFNLADSLEKWGPPEERERCAWYIIEKPDGSSVGTLVLQIFHSHVQFHLPHPPHIMALEETEREDILDALSYTIRRAKKKASDGYQRIHEQETMTKWEYSAETGLADAFRSFKGQSGGSYVDLALAAWGRNGWELVSIVPQQDQLIAFFKRPVFASRNG from the coding sequence ATGAAACCTTTATCCACATTTTCCAAAGAAAAACAACTCTCCATCCATAACCTTGCTGCCTATGCCAATCAAGTGATCGCTGAGACTTGGACAACTGTACTGGAGGAACAGCGCGCTGAACTAATTGAGATGTTCACTGTTTACGGAGACCGCGCTTACGGAGTCTTCATTCAAAAATTTATGGCACCGTTGTTCGAACAACTCGCGCAAAATGAATTTATCACCCGTCCAGGCTTCAACCTAGCGGATTCGTTGGAGAAATGGGGGCCGCCCGAAGAACGCGAGCGCTGCGCTTGGTACATCATCGAGAAGCCAGATGGCTCATCCGTCGGCACCCTTGTGCTGCAAATTTTTCACTCTCATGTCCAATTTCATCTCCCGCATCCTCCACATATTATGGCACTGGAAGAAACAGAACGGGAAGATATTCTCGATGCCCTCTCCTACACGATAAGGCGAGCCAAGAAAAAGGCATCTGACGGCTACCAACGCATCCATGAGCAAGAAACGATGACAAAGTGGGAATACAGCGCAGAAACAGGGCTCGCTGATGCGTTCCGCTCCTTCAAAGGACAATCTGGCGGCAGCTATGTAGATCTAGCCCTTGCTGCATGGGGACGCAATGGCTGGGAGTTGGTATCGATTGTGCCTCAACAAGATCAACTGATTGCTTTTTTCAAACGGCCTGTTTTCGCCTCAAGGAACGGATAG
- a CDS encoding TetR/AcrR family transcriptional regulator C-terminal domain-containing protein, protein MARRKVHSLENRDALQAEGEAYIPLDRNRITDKALEILNEVGLKELSMRRIADALGVKAASLYYHVKDKDELLQLLGDRISERLVWSSDRKDWREQLTSWALTFREALHAYRDAVDIFNATIATTFGRLRHIEKLYEVLAVAGFGDHQIPWLAGMLKNYITSFVAEEVRHHYMAKMKEGRTEELGAAYRTVFQKLPPEQFPQMIRLAAYTTSGEEEQEFAYGLQVLLDGFAANLPNSH, encoded by the coding sequence GTGGCTAGAAGGAAAGTTCATTCGCTGGAGAATAGGGATGCTTTACAGGCAGAAGGAGAGGCCTATATTCCGCTGGATCGCAACCGAATTACCGATAAGGCGTTGGAGATACTTAACGAGGTTGGTCTCAAGGAGCTGAGTATGCGCAGAATCGCTGACGCATTGGGTGTAAAAGCAGCTTCTCTTTATTATCATGTGAAGGATAAAGATGAGCTTTTGCAGCTTCTTGGTGATCGCATTAGCGAGCGATTGGTATGGTCTTCCGACAGGAAGGATTGGCGCGAGCAGTTGACCAGTTGGGCTTTAACTTTTCGGGAAGCGCTGCATGCGTATCGAGATGCAGTAGACATTTTCAATGCCACAATTGCGACAACTTTTGGAAGACTGCGGCACATAGAGAAACTCTATGAGGTGCTGGCTGTGGCAGGCTTTGGGGATCATCAAATTCCATGGCTTGCAGGAATGTTGAAGAACTATATCACCAGCTTCGTGGCTGAAGAAGTCCGACATCACTATATGGCGAAAATGAAAGAGGGTCGCACGGAGGAACTCGGAGCAGCTTACCGTACTGTTTTTCAAAAGCTGCCGCCAGAGCAGTTTCCACAGATGATTCGTCTCGCGGCTTACACGACAAGCGGAGAGGAAGAGCAAGAATTTGCTTATGGTCTGCAGGTGCTTTTAGACGGATTTGCAGCTAATTTACCTAATTCACACTAA
- a CDS encoding manganese-dependent inorganic pyrophosphatase — MSKTLIFGHKNPDTDSITSAIAYAALKTKLGQEVEAVRLGSVNGETQYALDTFKVAAPRQVETVANEAENVILVDHVERQQSAADIDKVRVVEVIDHHRIANFETSHPLYYRAEPVGCTATILNKLYKENGVSIDKDIAGLMLSAIISDSLLFKSPTCTEQDVAAAHELAEIAGVNAESYGLEMLKAGADLSDKTVAQLISLDAKEFQMGSYKAEIAQVNAVDVNDVLSQQTEIESALNTIIAEKNLDLFLFVVTDILNNDSVGLALGRKADAVEKAYNVTLVDNKALLKGVVSRKSQIVPVLTDIFNTL; from the coding sequence ATGTCAAAAACACTAATTTTCGGTCATAAAAATCCAGACACTGATTCAATCACTTCAGCTATTGCTTATGCAGCACTGAAAACAAAACTAGGTCAAGAGGTTGAAGCTGTTCGTCTTGGCAGTGTGAACGGTGAAACCCAATATGCGCTTGATACGTTCAAAGTAGCTGCTCCTCGTCAAGTTGAGACTGTAGCCAATGAAGCTGAAAATGTAATCTTAGTTGACCATGTTGAACGTCAACAAAGTGCTGCGGATATTGATAAAGTACGTGTTGTGGAAGTTATTGACCATCACCGTATCGCGAACTTTGAAACGAGCCACCCGCTTTATTACCGTGCAGAGCCGGTTGGTTGCACGGCGACCATCCTGAATAAATTGTACAAAGAAAATGGCGTGTCCATCGATAAAGATATCGCAGGCTTGATGCTTTCTGCTATCATTTCTGATTCCTTGTTGTTCAAATCCCCGACTTGCACAGAGCAAGACGTTGCAGCAGCACATGAGCTTGCTGAAATTGCTGGCGTGAACGCTGAAAGCTACGGGTTGGAAATGCTGAAAGCAGGAGCAGATTTGAGCGACAAAACCGTTGCGCAACTGATCTCGCTGGATGCGAAAGAATTCCAAATGGGCAGCTACAAAGCTGAGATTGCACAAGTTAATGCGGTTGACGTGAATGATGTTCTGTCCCAACAAACAGAAATTGAATCCGCTTTGAACACGATCATCGCTGAGAAAAATCTGGATCTATTCTTGTTCGTTGTGACTGACATCTTGAACAATGATTCCGTTGGTTTGGCACTAGGTCGCAAAGCAGATGCTGTGGAGAAAGCCTACAATGTAACACTTGTAGATAACAAAGCATTGCTTAAAGGCGTAGTTTCCCGTAAATCCCAAATCGTTCCCGTTCTTACGGACATTTTCAACACGCTGTAA
- the msrB gene encoding peptide-methionine (R)-S-oxide reductase MsrB translates to MVNNVQQGNYDKATFAGGCFWCMVTPFEELPGIISVVSGYIGGHTSNPTYQEVCSETTGHAEAVQITFDPVLYPYSKLLETYWRQIDPTDAGGQFHDRGSSYRTAIFAHSDEQQVQAETSKQELQASGRFDRPIVTEIVRIDAEAFYPGEEYHQDYHHKNPLRYKAYRKGSGRDSYIEKHWNTAKDKAERKQKLTPIQFEVTQNNGTERPFDNEFWDHKGKGLYVDIVSGEPLFSSYDKFDSGCGWPSFTKPLFGGSVKEKTDVSHFMVRTEVRSHEADSHLGHVFNDGPGPNGLRYCINSAALRFIPLDELEKEGYAAFIPFFEEK, encoded by the coding sequence ATGGTTAACAACGTTCAGCAAGGAAACTATGATAAGGCAACATTCGCAGGAGGATGTTTCTGGTGTATGGTAACACCGTTTGAGGAACTTCCAGGCATAATTTCAGTTGTTTCCGGTTATATTGGCGGGCACACGAGCAATCCGACTTACCAAGAAGTATGTTCGGAAACGACCGGTCATGCAGAAGCCGTTCAAATTACGTTCGATCCCGTTCTATATCCTTATTCTAAATTACTTGAAACATATTGGCGCCAGATCGATCCAACGGATGCAGGAGGTCAATTCCATGACCGTGGATCATCGTATCGAACCGCCATTTTTGCCCATAGCGATGAGCAGCAAGTACAAGCGGAAACTTCCAAGCAGGAACTGCAAGCAAGCGGGCGCTTTGATCGTCCGATTGTGACGGAAATCGTGCGGATCGATGCGGAAGCCTTTTATCCAGGAGAAGAGTATCATCAGGATTACCATCATAAGAATCCGCTGCGTTATAAAGCTTATCGCAAAGGTTCAGGACGTGATAGCTATATTGAGAAGCACTGGAATACAGCGAAGGATAAAGCTGAGCGCAAACAAAAGCTAACTCCGATACAATTCGAAGTGACGCAAAATAATGGTACTGAGCGACCTTTTGATAATGAATTCTGGGATCATAAAGGGAAAGGCCTCTATGTTGACATTGTCTCGGGTGAGCCTCTATTCAGTTCCTACGATAAATTCGATTCCGGCTGCGGATGGCCGAGCTTCACGAAGCCGCTATTTGGCGGCAGTGTCAAAGAAAAGACGGATGTCAGTCATTTCATGGTTCGTACGGAAGTTAGAAGTCATGAAGCCGATTCCCATCTCGGCCATGTATTTAATGATGGTCCGGGACCGAACGGATTGAGGTACTGCATTAATTCAGCTGCATTGCGCTTTATTCCACTCGATGAGCTTGAAAAGGAAGGGTATGCGGCATTCATACCTTTTTTTGAAGAGAAGTAA
- a CDS encoding cation diffusion facilitator family transporter codes for MSSNNKSSVWAIWLSLISNIVLTFMKIIIGLVFQSEVLLADGVHNAGDIIATVAALSAMRISKLPADEDHPYGHGKAEVLGSGFVAFILVLAALYIGYHATAAFFHEPLAPSYIAFFAAILSAIWKYALYVYTIRIGKETNSKGLIATAKDHLADVYASLAAVIGIGLAFIGNVYNVHWLSYGDAAAGIIVSLLVLRLGIEMAKESFDILMEKTVDQQRLTEYTQLIQAIPQVKRIDRIRAREHGHYILVDARVSIPGELTVQQGHDISRAIKQSIKNEHHDVDEVLIHLNPWYKE; via the coding sequence ATGAGCAGTAACAACAAATCATCTGTCTGGGCCATTTGGCTCTCTCTCATTAGCAACATCGTTCTAACTTTTATGAAAATTATTATCGGACTTGTCTTTCAAAGTGAGGTGCTATTAGCAGACGGGGTTCATAATGCCGGTGACATTATCGCAACTGTCGCAGCCCTCAGCGCCATGCGCATATCCAAACTTCCAGCCGATGAAGATCACCCCTATGGACATGGCAAAGCAGAAGTGCTCGGCTCCGGATTTGTCGCATTTATTCTTGTGTTAGCAGCACTTTATATCGGTTATCATGCGACAGCCGCCTTTTTCCACGAGCCCCTGGCTCCAAGCTATATCGCTTTCTTCGCAGCCATTTTATCTGCTATTTGGAAATATGCCCTCTACGTATATACGATTCGGATCGGCAAAGAGACGAATAGCAAAGGGCTTATCGCAACAGCCAAAGATCATCTAGCCGATGTCTACGCATCGTTAGCCGCAGTGATTGGGATTGGCTTAGCTTTTATAGGCAATGTCTACAATGTTCATTGGTTATCTTATGGCGATGCGGCAGCCGGAATTATCGTTTCCCTATTGGTTCTTCGTTTAGGCATTGAAATGGCTAAGGAATCCTTCGATATTCTGATGGAAAAAACCGTCGATCAACAGCGACTAACCGAATACACACAATTAATTCAAGCCATCCCACAGGTCAAAAGAATCGATCGCATTCGCGCGCGAGAGCATGGTCATTATATTTTGGTAGATGCCCGCGTCTCCATTCCAGGAGAGCTCACCGTTCAGCAAGGTCACGATATCTCAAGGGCCATCAAGCAGTCCATTAAAAATGAACACCATGATGTCGATGAAGTTCTGATTCATTTAAATCCTTGGTACAAAGAATAA
- a CDS encoding PhoP regulatory network YrbL family protein: MLKPWLIDIQHQLLPNLEIHSEDPFEPIVVHVYPKPWKLVGAGNYAAVFMHPNHPEVVVKVYAPGRHGIVEETEVYSRLGKHPAFSECLHAGDNFLVLRRLTGVTLYNCLQRGLPIPRQVIVDIDQALAYAVSRGLNPHDVHGKNVMMQDGRGLVVDVSDFMKSEYCPMWDDLKQAYDRFYYSWIRRLRIPGFALNVVRRGYRKWKKIRRSRHTIQSIK; this comes from the coding sequence ATGTTAAAACCTTGGCTAATCGATATTCAACATCAATTGCTTCCAAACCTGGAAATTCATAGTGAAGACCCGTTCGAACCCATTGTTGTGCATGTATACCCAAAACCTTGGAAATTAGTAGGTGCTGGCAACTATGCAGCGGTTTTCATGCATCCAAACCATCCGGAAGTGGTGGTAAAAGTGTATGCGCCTGGCAGGCATGGGATCGTTGAGGAAACGGAAGTGTATAGTCGACTAGGGAAGCACCCGGCTTTCTCGGAATGTTTGCATGCAGGGGACAATTTCCTTGTTTTGCGACGTTTGACTGGCGTAACCTTGTACAATTGTTTACAGCGCGGGCTGCCTATCCCGCGGCAGGTCATCGTAGATATTGATCAAGCACTTGCTTATGCGGTGAGCAGGGGACTAAATCCGCACGATGTTCACGGGAAAAACGTGATGATGCAGGACGGCAGGGGACTAGTCGTAGACGTGTCTGATTTTATGAAAAGTGAATATTGTCCGATGTGGGACGATTTGAAACAGGCGTATGACCGCTTCTACTATTCATGGATTCGCAGATTACGGATTCCTGGATTTGCTTTGAATGTGGTTCGCAGAGGCTATCGCAAATGGAAAAAAATTCGCAGGTCCAGGCATACCATACAATCGATTAAGTGA
- a CDS encoding HPr family phosphocarrier protein, whose amino-acid sequence MRVHEFSIRRDLQRSDMSDISAKSSHFISDITIDFEQEHKAYHVDVKSLLGMLLVPIKAGTSLRLLTRGKDEEEAMHVIFDLFESYR is encoded by the coding sequence ATGAGAGTCCATGAATTTAGCATTCGGCGGGATTTACAGCGAAGTGATATGTCCGACATTTCAGCCAAGTCCTCTCATTTTATATCGGATATTACGATCGATTTCGAACAGGAGCATAAAGCCTATCACGTAGATGTGAAAAGTTTGCTAGGGATGCTGCTCGTTCCTATCAAAGCGGGTACATCCTTGCGTTTGTTAACGCGAGGCAAAGATGAGGAAGAAGCGATGCATGTCATTTTTGATTTGTTCGAATCTTATCGTTGA
- a CDS encoding Gfo/Idh/MocA family protein → MNKHQVVVVGCGGMANVWVEYILKRADSTVVALVDIKTEFAQAMADRHSLSCSVYTNLEQAIQESGANLVLDITIPDSHFQVCTTGLRLGCNVFGEKPMAATMAEAREIVQLAERTGKTLSVMQNRRYLPNIRAMRDLIHTGTIGRVGYAGADFFIGAHFGGFRDAMDSPLILDMAIHTFDQARFITGADPVSVYCQEFNPPGSWYAGNASAVCIYEMSDGSVFCYRGSWCAEGVPTSWESAWRVTGEQGSVIWDGTGAPYAEIVASGDQTGKFIRDYTRVEAELNWPGSSGHAGCLDEMFAALEEGRPAETDCRDNIKSMAMVLGAIESAKLGQKVDLRDYWS, encoded by the coding sequence ATGAACAAGCATCAAGTTGTCGTTGTTGGGTGCGGAGGCATGGCCAATGTGTGGGTTGAGTATATCTTGAAACGGGCTGACAGCACCGTCGTTGCCCTCGTCGATATTAAAACGGAATTCGCGCAGGCAATGGCAGATCGTCATAGCCTAAGCTGCAGCGTTTACACCAATTTGGAGCAGGCTATTCAAGAGAGCGGGGCTAATTTGGTGTTGGATATAACGATACCGGACAGTCACTTTCAAGTATGCACCACAGGACTGCGTCTTGGCTGCAACGTTTTTGGCGAAAAACCGATGGCAGCCACGATGGCTGAAGCTCGGGAGATTGTACAGCTGGCGGAACGTACGGGCAAGACTCTTTCGGTGATGCAAAACCGCCGCTATCTGCCGAACATCCGCGCTATGCGGGATCTCATTCACACAGGCACGATTGGCCGTGTGGGGTATGCGGGTGCCGATTTTTTCATCGGCGCGCATTTTGGGGGCTTCCGCGATGCGATGGACAGCCCGTTGATTCTGGACATGGCGATCCATACTTTCGATCAGGCTCGCTTTATTACAGGGGCAGACCCCGTGTCTGTGTACTGCCAAGAATTTAACCCGCCTGGTTCCTGGTATGCGGGTAATGCTTCTGCGGTCTGCATCTATGAGATGTCTGACGGCTCTGTGTTCTGCTATCGCGGCTCCTGGTGCGCAGAAGGTGTTCCGACCTCATGGGAGTCCGCATGGCGCGTGACGGGCGAGCAGGGCAGCGTCATATGGGACGGCACAGGCGCACCATACGCCGAAATTGTCGCGAGCGGCGACCAGACAGGCAAGTTCATCCGCGATTACACGCGAGTGGAGGCGGAGCTGAACTGGCCAGGCAGCAGCGGCCACGCGGGATGTCTGGACGAGATGTTCGCAGCGCTGGAGGAAGGCCGTCCCGCGGAAACCGACTGCCGCGACAACATCAAGAGCATGGCGATGGTGCTCGGCGCCATCGAAAGCGCCAAGCTCGGGCAGAAGGTGGATTTGCGCGATTATTGGAGCTGA
- a CDS encoding YitT family protein, giving the protein MIFGSGLVSVGLEIFLVPNNIIDGGIVGISIILAHLTHIPLGIFLILLNLPFLLLGYKQIGKTFALSTLFSVILMSVGTYLLHPVQAITIDPLLAAVFGGIILGIGVGLVIRSGGSLDGTEIVAILISKKSPFSVGEIVMFFNFFILGSAGFVFGWDHAMYSLIAYFIAFKMIDIVIEGLDQSKSVWIISDEYETIGEAITYRLGRGVTYLKGEGAFTGDDKKVIFSVITRLEEAKLKSIVDELDAKAFLAIGNIHDVKGGRFKKKDIH; this is encoded by the coding sequence ATGATTTTCGGGTCTGGCTTAGTATCTGTTGGGTTGGAAATTTTCTTGGTCCCCAACAACATCATTGATGGCGGAATTGTCGGGATATCTATAATCCTCGCTCATTTAACGCATATCCCGCTAGGTATATTTTTAATTTTGCTTAACTTGCCATTCTTACTTTTAGGCTACAAACAGATCGGTAAGACATTCGCCTTATCCACTTTATTTTCGGTCATTCTGATGTCGGTTGGCACTTACTTGCTGCACCCCGTTCAGGCCATAACGATTGATCCCCTATTAGCCGCTGTTTTCGGAGGTATCATCTTAGGTATCGGTGTAGGGCTTGTCATACGGTCAGGCGGATCCTTGGATGGAACAGAAATTGTCGCGATCTTGATCAGCAAAAAGTCGCCATTCTCGGTTGGTGAAATCGTCATGTTCTTCAACTTCTTCATCCTGGGAAGCGCAGGCTTCGTATTTGGTTGGGATCATGCCATGTACTCGCTGATTGCCTACTTCATTGCCTTCAAAATGATTGACATCGTCATTGAAGGACTCGATCAATCCAAATCCGTGTGGATTATCAGTGACGAATACGAAACAATCGGAGAAGCCATCACGTACCGTTTGGGCCGCGGCGTAACCTACCTGAAAGGCGAAGGCGCCTTTACCGGAGATGACAAAAAAGTCATCTTCAGCGTCATTACCCGCCTGGAAGAAGCCAAGCTAAAGTCCATCGTCGACGAACTGGACGCCAAGGCATTCCTCGCCATCGGCAACATTCACGATGTGAAGGGCGGACGATTTAAAAAGAAAGATATTCACTAA